The Spiroplasma citri genome has a segment encoding these proteins:
- a CDS encoding type I restriction-modification system subunit M — MTTHEKQNVQQQQLFSKLWDISNTLRGIMEPSEYKEYILGLIFYRYLSDNVQSIIEKDLKIEWIDYQTSLTDEKYRNDFLEVLYDNDSAGYYIEPEYLWQEIINKINIGKFDIFLLRKAFEKLIESTIGYSSEKQFENLFDSVDLDSSKLGKTEAEKSKIIAKVMLKINEINFEINESEIDILGDAYEYLISKFASESVKAAGEFYTPQPVSKLLAKLVSQGKTEIKTVYDPTCGSGSLLLRVYKELKIGHLYGQELKTNSYNIARMNMMLHGLKYNKFNIYNGDTLEDDGFKGQEFEIIVANPPYSSHWSANQKFLSDERFSAYGKLAPKTKADFAFIQNMIYKLSDNGVMAAVIPHGILFRGNAELIIRKYMIEKNWIDTIISLPVNMFYGTSIPTCIIVMKKCKIDNSILFIDASKEFQKQGNKNTLTDKNIIKIINIFNKRKTIDKFSNLVDIEIIKENDYNLNIARYVDNTEEKEIINIKALQDNLINNEKEIQKLDEEFNLMLKDLVINNE, encoded by the coding sequence ATGACAACACATGAAAAACAAAATGTACAACAACAACAATTATTTTCTAAATTATGAGATATTTCTAATACTCTACGAGGGATAATGGAACCATCCGAATATAAAGAATATATATTAGGATTAATATTTTATCGTTATTTATCAGATAATGTACAATCTATAATAGAAAAAGATTTAAAAATAGAATGGATTGATTATCAAACTTCTTTAACTGACGAAAAATATCGTAATGATTTTTTAGAAGTTTTATATGATAATGATAGTGCTGGATATTATATTGAACCGGAATATTTATGGCAAGAAATAATTAATAAAATTAATATTGGAAAATTTGATATTTTCTTATTAAGAAAAGCGTTTGAAAAATTAATTGAATCAACAATTGGTTATTCATCAGAAAAACAATTTGAAAATTTATTTGATTCTGTTGATTTAGATTCTAGTAAATTGGGAAAAACAGAAGCAGAGAAAAGTAAAATAATTGCTAAAGTAATGTTAAAAATTAATGAAATTAATTTTGAAATTAATGAATCAGAAATTGATATTTTAGGTGATGCCTATGAATATTTAATTAGTAAATTTGCTTCTGAATCAGTAAAAGCAGCAGGTGAATTTTATACACCACAACCTGTTTCTAAATTATTAGCTAAATTAGTTAGTCAAGGAAAAACGGAAATTAAAACTGTTTATGATCCAACATGTGGTTCAGGTTCATTATTATTAAGAGTATATAAAGAATTAAAAATTGGTCATTTATATGGTCAAGAATTAAAAACCAATTCATATAATATTGCAAGAATGAATATGATGTTGCATGGTTTAAAGTATAATAAATTTAATATTTATAATGGTGACACATTAGAAGATGATGGTTTTAAAGGACAAGAATTTGAAATAATTGTTGCAAATCCGCCATATAGTTCTCATTGATCGGCAAATCAAAAATTTTTAAGTGATGAGAGATTTAGTGCTTATGGAAAATTAGCACCAAAAACAAAAGCTGATTTTGCTTTTATTCAAAATATGATTTATAAATTATCTGATAATGGCGTAATGGCTGCTGTTATTCCTCATGGAATTTTGTTTAGGGGTAATGCTGAATTAATTATTAGAAAATATATGATTGAAAAAAATTGAATTGATACTATTATTAGTTTACCAGTTAATATGTTTTATGGTACATCAATTCCCACTTGTATTATTGTGATGAAAAAATGTAAAATTGATAATTCAATTTTGTTTATTGATGCTTCGAAAGAATTTCAAAAGCAAGGAAATAAAAATACTTTAACCGATAAAAATATTATTAAAATTATTAATATTTTTAATAAAAGAAAAACTATTGATAAATTTTCTAATTTAGTTGATATAGAAATAATTAAAGAAAATGATTATAACTTAAATATTGCTCGTTATGTTGATAATACAGAAGAAAAAGAAATTATTAATATTAAAGCATTACAAGATAACTTAATTAATAATGAAAAAGAAATTCAAAAATTAGATGAAGAATTTAATTTAATGTTAAAAGATTTGGTGATTAATAATGAATAA
- a CDS encoding DNA cytosine methyltransferase has translation MGFNNKDFDKASKVVSETQLYKQAGNSIVVDVLEKIFTAMFE, from the coding sequence ATGGGATTTAATAATAAAGATTTTGATAAAGCAAGCAAAGTTGTTTCAGAAACCCAACTTTATAAACAAGCTGGCAATAGTATTGTTGTTGATGTGTTAGAAAAAATATTTACAGCAATGTTTGAATAA
- a CDS encoding Mbov_0401 family ICE element transposase-like protein: MEKRIKDINDMIPVKSLSYSSIARLINKLDLNLENASNNFSNKTSSKYIYIVLDDTFLSLKEKNKKKKFRIRTAFFHQGHMPEDERVGNSILLNKRAYCKLLRTATNINTLEYSEELFKEMSKYYNITPETQFIVCGDGADWIKNTSHFLNSKYVLDKFHAIRKIGTVFNLKSKYDKLQFKICKGLFNNGEYTKLITHLEYFKNKPNLITKQNNLLNVIKYLKKRKDGIIAYKHDLCLSACAEALISHTIKAQLGHGNKIYSYDSFRNILTLRVAKINGLNLVKEMFNEQLENKDISLENLKMAKWNNNANNSLNNSLYEPKKGGIPVMSYRTTSISKVLKEITAVR, encoded by the coding sequence ATGGAAAAAAGAATTAAAGACATTAATGATATGATTCCAGTTAAAAGTCTTTCATATTCTTCAATAGCTAGATTAATTAATAAATTAGATCTTAATTTAGAAAATGCAAGTAATAATTTTAGCAATAAAACATCATCAAAATATATTTATATTGTTCTAGATGATACTTTTTTATCTTTGAAAGAGAAAAATAAGAAGAAGAAATTTCGAATTCGGACAGCATTTTTTCATCAAGGTCATATGCCAGAAGATGAAAGAGTTGGAAATTCAATTTTATTAAATAAAAGAGCTTATTGCAAATTATTAAGAACTGCTACAAATATTAATACATTAGAATATAGTGAAGAGCTTTTCAAAGAAATGTCAAAATATTATAATATTACACCTGAGACTCAATTTATTGTATGTGGAGATGGCGCTGATTGGATAAAAAATACTTCTCATTTTTTAAATTCAAAATATGTTTTAGATAAGTTTCATGCAATTAGAAAAATTGGAACAGTATTTAATTTAAAAAGTAAGTATGATAAATTACAGTTTAAAATTTGTAAAGGTCTTTTTAACAATGGAGAATATACAAAATTAATTACTCATTTAGAATACTTTAAAAATAAACCTAATTTAATTACTAAACAAAATAATTTATTAAATGTAATTAAATACTTAAAAAAACGTAAAGATGGAATTATTGCATATAAACATGATTTATGTTTAAGTGCATGTGCGGAAGCATTAATATCGCATACAATAAAAGCGCAATTGGGGCATGGGAATAAAATATATTCGTATGATTCATTTAGGAACATTTTAACCTTACGTGTAGCAAAAATTAATGGATTAAACTTAGTTAAAGAAATGTTTAATGAACAGCTTGAAAATAAAGACATTTCATTGGAAAATCTAAAAATGGCTAAGTGAAATAATAATGCTAATAATTCATTAAATAATTCATTATATGAGCCTAAAAAGGGAGGGATTCCTGTAATGAGTTATCGTACTACTAGTATTAGTAAAGTATTAAAAGAAATAACAGCAGTAAGATAA
- a CDS encoding restriction endonuclease subunit S domain-containing protein, whose product MNKSLVPKIRFKGFNDFYYKTTFNKFYNKGKSGGTPSTKNKDFYNGEILFLSIKDATNQGKYIFQTEKTITKKGLKNSSAWLVPKNLHFVIEVQQINFERSWFFIEKKHYFILRSLVTKYGKDIVINTVNKIVINNVKENE is encoded by the coding sequence ATGAATAAATCTTTGGTGCCAAAAATTAGATTTAAAGGATTTAATGATTTTTATTATAAAACAACTTTTAATAAGTTTTATAATAAGGGTAAATCTGGAGGAACTCCAAGTACAAAAAATAAAGATTTTTATAATGGAGAAATATTATTTTTATCAATTAAAGATGCTACCAATCAAGGCAAATACATTTTTCAAACTGAAAAAACAATAACTAAAAAAGGACTTAAAAATTCTAGTGCTTGATTAGTACCAAAAAATTTGCATTTTGTAATCGAAGTGCAACAAATCAACTTTGAAAGGAGTTGATTTTTTATTGAAAAGAAACATTATTTTATTTTGCGGTCCTTAGTAACTAAGTATGGAAAAGATATTGTTATTAATACTGTAAATAAGATAGTAATTAATAATGTAAAAGAAAATGAATAA